GACGCGTTTGACCTCGAAGAGCGCCCGCTCGACCTGGGTGGCGTCCTGCGCCGGAGTGGTGCCCTGCGGAGCCGGCGGAGCCTCCGGCTCACCGTCGGAAACGGGCACCTCGGGCGTGGTCTCTTCGGCCACCGGTCCTCCACAACGTGGGACGTGTACGAGTTGTCGTTCTCTTGATCAAAGGCTAGTCCGCGGGACACACCAAGCGTGACACGTCCCGATTCCGGCCGCTTGAGACAACCACACTTGCCTGACACCGGGCTGGGAGTACGCCGGGAGTCTCCGGGAGGACTCGCCGTGGGTGGGTGGACAGGTGCCACGGTCCCGTGTGTACCATTTCAGCCGTCGCCGGGCGGCTTCCCCCGTGGCTGCCCGGCGACCCATCAGCCGCATCGGGAAACGCGGGGTTCGTGATGATGACCGGGCCCCAGGAGCCGCCGGCGGACCAGCCCGCGGAGCCGATCTGTTCCGCGAAGGGCTGCAAACGCCCGGCGTCGTGGCGGCTGCTGTGGAACAATCCCGCGCTGCACACCCCGGACCGTCGCAAGACGTGGCTGGCCTGCGACGATCATCGTGAGCACCTCTCCGGGTTCCTCGACGCCCGCCGGTTCCTCCGCGCGGTCGAGCCGTTCTGAACGCGGCGTTCCCGGCGTACGGCGACTACCGTGGATGCCGTGACTGAGACGCCCGCACCCATGGACAGCGGCGAAGTGCGCATCAACGCGCTGGAGCCGTGGCCGGACACGGTCGACTGGCGCCCGGTGTCGCACGACCTGATCTGGGTCGAGCTGGTGCGCCTCGCGATCTTGCTGGTGATCATGCTGGGCGCGATGGTCGCCGGCTGGGTGCTGGTGGACCACTGGATCTTCGGCGTGGGGCTCGGCCTGGTGCTCCTCTTCGGCGTGTGGCGGGCGATCGTGATCGGCCGGGCCGTGCGCGCCTGGGGTTACGCCGAGCGCGAGCGCGACCTGCTGGTCCGGCACGGGCTGCTGGTGCGCCGGCTGTCCATCGTGCCGTACGCGCGGATGCAGTTCGTGGACGTCACCGCCGGCCCGCTGGAGCGCTCGTTCGACCTGGCCACGGTGCAGTTGCACACGGCCGCGGCGGCCAGCGACGCGAAGGTGCCGGGGCTGCGGCCGGCCGAGGCGTCCCGGTTGCGCGACCGGCTGACCGCGCTGGGCGCGGACCGCGCCGAGGGTCTGTGACGATGACCGAGACGGACCGCACACCGCTTCCGGACCGGCCCGCGGACGAACCACCGACCGACGAACCACCGACCGACGAACCACCGACCGACGCATCCCCCACCGCCGGCCGGCCCACGGACGAGGCGGCGGTCCCGCCGCGCAGGCGCCTGCACCCGCTGAGCCCGTTGCTGAACGGTGCCCGCACGTTCGTGGTGATCGTCGGCGCGATCTCGCTGTCCCAGGCCTCCGAGTTCGGCTGGCAGCGCTTCGGCGTCATGCTGGCGGTGATCTCGGTCGGCGCCGTGGTCTTCTCGCTGGTCAACTGGGCGAACACCGGTTATCACGTGGTCGGCCGCGAGCTGCGCATCCACGAGGGCCTGTTCTGGCGGCGCACCCGGGCGATCCCGCTGGAGCGGCTGCAGACGGTGGAGGTGCGGCGTCCGTTGCTGGCGCAGCTGACCGGCCTGGCCGAACTGCGGCTGGAGGTGGTCGGCGGCGGGAAGACCGAGGCACCGCTGGCGTTCCTCACGGTCGCGGACGCGGAAGCACTCCGCGAGCGCCTGGTGCACCTGTCCGGCCGAGTTCACGATCAACACCTCTTCGCCGGTACGGATACCCGCGTGACTCCCGGGGCGGAGCACCCGGGAACGCCGTCGGCGGTGGCGGCGCCCACCGCGTACCCCCGGGCGGATCGTGATCTTCCGCTGCACGCGGTGCGCAACGCCGATCTCGTGCTGAGTCAGGTGCTCACGCCGCAGACGTTCTTCCTGCCGCTCGGCGTGGCGTCGGTGCTGGTCCAGTTCAGCTTCGCCGGCAACTTCAACCTCGTGGCGATCTTCTCCACGCTGGCGGCGGTCGGCGGCGTCATGCTGGCCCCGGCGCGCCGGGTGCTCAACGACTGGGGCTTTCGGCTGTGGGACACCCCGCTCAACGGTGAGGGCCGCGGCCTGCGGATGGCGTACGGGCTGCTGGAGACGCGCAACCAGACCGTGCCGCTGCACCGGCTGCAGGCCGTGACCGTCACCTGGCCGCTGTTCTGGCGGGCCAAGTCGTGGCTGCGCGTGCGCTTCTCGGTGGCCGGCGTCGCGGGCCCGGGCGACGGCAACGAGCAGCAGTCCGACCGGCTGCTCCCGGTCGGCGACCCGGAGACCGGCCGGCGGCTCGTCGCACTCGCCATGCCCGGCCTCGACCTGGCCACGGTCCGGGTGCAGCCGCCGCCCGCGCGGGTCCGCTGGCTGCACCCGTTCGCCTGGTCGCGGATGGGCGTGGGCCTGAACGCGCGGGTCCTCACGGTGACCAGGGGCGTGGTCACCCGCGAGCTGGTGGCCGTGCCGTACACGCGGATCCAGAGCGTGCGGGTGGTGCAGGGGCCGTTGCAGCGGCGCCTGCGGCTGGCCACCGTGCACGTCGACACCGCGGGCGGCGCCGGCGCGGAGGCGCCGGACCGGGACATCCACGAGGCGTGGGCGCTGGCCGCCGCGCTGACCGCCCGCGCGCACGCGGCCCAGGCTGCGGCGACGGGATCCTGACGGATCCTGCACGGCGCGCCGGTGTGTGTTGCGCATAGGCTGTGGCCATGGAAGAGCAGCCGGTCTTCGCCCCCGGCCTGACCGCCCGCGTCGAGCTGACGGTCAGCGACTCCGACACCGCCCAGGCGCTCGGCTCCGGCGACGTGCCGGTGCTGGCCACGCCGCGGGTGCTGGCGCTGGCCGAGACCGCCACGGTGGCCGCGACCGCCCGGCAGCTGCCGAGCGGCACGACCACGGTCGGCGTCCGGGTGGAGCTGACGCACCTGGCGCCCACGCCGATCGGCCGGGTCGTCGCCGCGCAGGCCACGCTGGCCTCGGCCGACGGTCGCCGGCTGGTGTTCGACGTGCACGTCACCGAGGTCGCCGACGTGCCGTACGAGGAGCGTCGGGTGATCGCGGAGGGCCGCGTCGAGCGGATGCTGGTCGACCGGCAACGTTTCCTGTCCAGAGCGTTCGACTGAAGGGTCATCCGTGAGGTTCGTCGAGGTCGCCGATCGTGTCTACGTGCTCCGCTACCCCATGCTGGACGTCAACTCGACGCTGATCGTCGGGGACGGCGAGGCGCTGCTCGTCGACACGCTCGCCACCGGCCGGCAGGCCGCCGACCTGGGCGAGGCCGCGCGGGCGATCACCAGTTTCCCGTGGGCGGTGGTGAACACGCACCACCACTTCGACCACGCCTTCGGCAACGCCGCGCTGGCCGACGCGATGCGCCCGGTGTGGGCGCACGAGGAGGCGAACCGGTTGCTGCTGGCGACCGCGGAGGAGCAGCGTGCCGCCTGGATCGCGCGCTGGTCGGAGAGCGACCCGGTGCACGCGGCGGACCTGGCCCGGGTGGAGGTGCGCGGTGCGACCGACACGTTCGCCCAGGAGATCCCGCTCGACCTCGGTGGCCGGCTGGTGCACCTCAAGCACCTCGGCCACGGCCACACCGCCGGCGACATCGTGGTGCACGTGCCGGACGCGGGCGTGGTGATCGCGGGCGACCTGGTCGAGGAGTCGGCGCCGCCGTCCTACGGCGACGACTCGTACCCGCTGCAGTGGCCGGAGACGGTCGCCGCGCTGCTCCGCCTGGACCCGCTGATCACGATCG
This genomic window from Catenuloplanes niger contains:
- a CDS encoding PH domain-containing protein encodes the protein MDSGEVRINALEPWPDTVDWRPVSHDLIWVELVRLAILLVIMLGAMVAGWVLVDHWIFGVGLGLVLLFGVWRAIVIGRAVRAWGYAERERDLLVRHGLLVRRLSIVPYARMQFVDVTAGPLERSFDLATVQLHTAAAASDAKVPGLRPAEASRLRDRLTALGADRAEGL
- a CDS encoding PH domain-containing protein, with translation MTETDRTPLPDRPADEPPTDEPPTDEPPTDASPTAGRPTDEAAVPPRRRLHPLSPLLNGARTFVVIVGAISLSQASEFGWQRFGVMLAVISVGAVVFSLVNWANTGYHVVGRELRIHEGLFWRRTRAIPLERLQTVEVRRPLLAQLTGLAELRLEVVGGGKTEAPLAFLTVADAEALRERLVHLSGRVHDQHLFAGTDTRVTPGAEHPGTPSAVAAPTAYPRADRDLPLHAVRNADLVLSQVLTPQTFFLPLGVASVLVQFSFAGNFNLVAIFSTLAAVGGVMLAPARRVLNDWGFRLWDTPLNGEGRGLRMAYGLLETRNQTVPLHRLQAVTVTWPLFWRAKSWLRVRFSVAGVAGPGDGNEQQSDRLLPVGDPETGRRLVALAMPGLDLATVRVQPPPARVRWLHPFAWSRMGVGLNARVLTVTRGVVTRELVAVPYTRIQSVRVVQGPLQRRLRLATVHVDTAGGAGAEAPDRDIHEAWALAAALTARAHAAQAAATGS
- a CDS encoding MBL fold metallo-hydrolase, which encodes MLDVNSTLIVGDGEALLVDTLATGRQAADLGEAARAITSFPWAVVNTHHHFDHAFGNAALADAMRPVWAHEEANRLLLATAEEQRAAWIARWSESDPVHAADLARVEVRGATDTFAQEIPLDLGGRLVHLKHLGHGHTAGDIVVHVPDAGVVIAGDLVEESAPPSYGDDSYPLQWPETVAALLRLDPLITIVPGHGAPVTPDFVKAQHEELATVEWTLREAYGDGAPVEDAARAVLAKTTLGLTEESALAAARRAYASLS
- a CDS encoding thioesterase family protein encodes the protein MEEQPVFAPGLTARVELTVSDSDTAQALGSGDVPVLATPRVLALAETATVAATARQLPSGTTTVGVRVELTHLAPTPIGRVVAAQATLASADGRRLVFDVHVTEVADVPYEERRVIAEGRVERMLVDRQRFLSRAFD